Proteins from a genomic interval of Neisseria arctica:
- a CDS encoding phosphoethanolamine transferase — protein MILCIIYKPTKDLLQKENEFSLTQSQVAPIAFIATAFNLIQEYYTERELALQALDLPSDWEIISTSPTYKNYVLVIGESARKDYLSAYGYPQNTTPFLSTTKGLIFDGYIATAGNTALSLTRSLYLHQNDESKLQNNIITLARQAGFYTYWISSQGGLGIHDNAAARIGKFANQTYFSSSNFNNIKIHDDMLLTKLTEYLQQTSSSHRLFVLHLNGSHSVFCDRLHHKPDITFINQNMSCYLATLQQTDKLLQNLVHTLEKYGSYSLLYFADHGLHHIDKNSDKVTLVHGSQTKQNYEVPLIRINSDDTKRQLIRSQRSAYHFLNGFSQWLGIHEKHLTWEIDFFSDHKDESIKVFNMQQNVDWSTLENDPAISEAGYF, from the coding sequence ATGATTTTATGTATCATATACAAACCTACAAAAGACCTACTCCAAAAAGAAAATGAATTCTCTTTAACACAGTCTCAAGTAGCTCCAATCGCCTTTATAGCGACAGCATTTAATCTTATTCAAGAATACTACACTGAAAGGGAATTAGCTCTCCAGGCACTTGATTTACCGAGCGACTGGGAAATTATAAGTACGTCTCCCACATATAAAAATTATGTTTTAGTAATTGGTGAAAGCGCACGCAAAGACTATTTATCAGCCTATGGCTACCCACAAAATACAACTCCATTTTTATCTACAACAAAAGGCTTAATTTTTGATGGATATATCGCCACGGCTGGCAACACAGCCTTATCATTAACTCGGTCCCTCTATCTCCATCAAAATGATGAAAGCAAACTGCAAAATAATATCATCACATTAGCTCGGCAGGCTGGTTTCTACACCTATTGGATCTCTAGCCAAGGCGGCCTAGGTATTCATGATAATGCAGCAGCGCGAATCGGCAAATTTGCGAACCAAACTTACTTTAGCTCATCAAATTTTAATAATATTAAAATTCATGATGATATGTTGTTAACCAAACTGACAGAATATTTACAACAAACTTCTTCATCCCACCGTTTATTTGTTCTACACCTAAATGGATCCCATAGCGTTTTCTGTGACCGGTTACACCATAAACCTGATATTACCTTTATTAATCAAAATATGAGCTGTTATTTAGCCACCTTACAGCAAACGGATAAGTTACTACAAAATTTAGTACACACTCTAGAAAAGTATGGTAGCTATTCTTTATTATACTTTGCAGATCACGGCCTCCATCATATTGATAAAAACAGCGACAAAGTAACTTTAGTGCATGGTTCACAAACCAAACAAAATTACGAAGTCCCATTGATTCGTATTAATAGTGATGACACCAAAAGACAATTAATCCGCTCTCAAAGAAGTGCCTATCATTTTTTAAATGGTTTTTCACAATGGCTAGGAATACATGAAAAACATTTAACATGGGAGATCGATTTTTTCAGTGATCATAAAGATGAAAGTATTAAAGTATTCAATATGCAACAGAACGTTGACTGGTCAACACTAGAGAATGATCCTGCGATTTCAGAGGCCGGATATTTTTAA